In Treponema primitia ZAS-2, a genomic segment contains:
- a CDS encoding cation diffusion facilitator family transporter codes for MAKPSEISGEASPLEAARARKTRLINTAAWVALLGNALLAILKIATGIYAESLAVLGDGIDTSVDVLIAVMTLMVAKIISRPADPEHPWGHGRAETVATAFLAFILFFAGAQLMLNSGAQLISGVRRGVPEPIAIIVTLISIAGKILLAWSQYIFGKKADSPMLRANAKNMTGDVVISAGVLVGLGLSIITGIGLIDSLAALLVGIWVIKAAVEIFVEANAELMDGGSGAEFYKSVFEAVHSVPGAGHPHRTRMRRIAGLWDIDIDIEVDPTLTIREAHTIASKVEQAIKERVEGVYDIMVHVEPAGNRENEGYGLQEDHLPQ; via the coding sequence TTGGCGAAACCTTCTGAAATTTCCGGCGAAGCTTCTCCCCTGGAAGCAGCTCGGGCACGAAAAACCAGGCTTATTAATACCGCAGCCTGGGTGGCCCTGCTGGGGAATGCCCTTTTAGCGATCCTGAAGATCGCCACGGGTATCTACGCCGAAAGCCTCGCGGTGCTTGGAGACGGTATTGATACTTCGGTGGATGTGCTCATTGCCGTGATGACCCTGATGGTTGCCAAAATAATTTCCCGCCCCGCTGACCCGGAACACCCCTGGGGCCACGGCAGGGCGGAAACCGTGGCCACCGCTTTCCTCGCTTTTATCCTTTTTTTTGCCGGCGCTCAGCTCATGCTCAATTCCGGGGCCCAACTGATTTCCGGCGTTCGCCGAGGGGTTCCGGAACCCATTGCCATCATAGTTACCCTTATTTCCATCGCCGGAAAAATACTCCTGGCCTGGAGCCAGTATATCTTTGGAAAAAAAGCCGACTCTCCCATGCTTCGGGCTAATGCAAAAAACATGACCGGGGATGTGGTGATCTCCGCAGGGGTTCTGGTTGGGCTGGGGCTTTCTATAATTACCGGTATAGGCCTCATTGACTCCCTTGCGGCCCTGCTGGTGGGCATCTGGGTGATCAAGGCTGCGGTGGAGATATTTGTTGAGGCTAACGCAGAACTTATGGATGGCGGTTCCGGGGCAGAATTCTACAAGTCGGTCTTTGAGGCGGTTCACAGCGTTCCCGGAGCGGGACATCCCCACCGGACCCGGATGCGGCGTATTGCCGGACTCTGGGATATCGACATCGATATTGAGGTGGATCCGACCCTGACTATCCGGGAAGCCCATACTATCGCGTCTAAGGTAGAACAGGCGATCAAGGAGCGGGTGGAGGGTGTCTACGATATTATGGTCCATGTGGAACCCGCAGGTAACCGGGAAAATGAAGGATACGGCCTCCAGGAGGATCACTTGCCTCAGTAG
- a CDS encoding DeoR/GlpR family DNA-binding transcription regulator yields MNERHNRILETLSQNHRVEVTVLANLLDVSQVTVRKDLDMLEERGLIRREHGFALFGSFDDVGRRMAFHYDTKRRIAKAAAELVEDEETVMIESGSCCALLAEELANTKRDVTIVTNSAYLANHIRHSPYGRVILLGGEYQKNSQVMVGPMTRKYAELFISDKYFIGADGFTKKFGFTGRDHYRAQAARDMAEQAKEIIVLTESEKFFRQGVEGIVRTEDITAVYTDDKIPQDIDAFLTERKVLVNKVSAVTQPTAALERVSS; encoded by the coding sequence ATGAATGAAAGACACAACCGGATTTTAGAAACCCTCTCCCAGAATCACCGGGTTGAGGTGACAGTCCTGGCAAACTTGCTGGATGTCTCCCAGGTAACGGTACGGAAGGACCTGGATATGCTTGAAGAACGGGGGCTTATACGCCGGGAACATGGTTTTGCCCTCTTCGGCTCCTTTGATGATGTGGGAAGGCGCATGGCCTTTCACTACGATACCAAACGGAGAATCGCCAAAGCCGCCGCGGAACTGGTGGAGGACGAGGAAACGGTGATGATAGAATCCGGCTCCTGCTGCGCCCTCCTGGCGGAAGAACTGGCCAATACCAAGCGGGATGTCACTATTGTGACCAATTCGGCCTACCTGGCCAACCATATAAGGCACAGCCCCTATGGTCGGGTTATTCTCCTGGGAGGCGAATACCAGAAGAATTCCCAGGTTATGGTGGGTCCTATGACCAGAAAATACGCTGAATTGTTCATTTCTGACAAATATTTCATCGGAGCCGACGGGTTTACCAAGAAATTCGGGTTTACCGGCAGGGATCATTACCGGGCTCAGGCGGCACGGGATATGGCTGAGCAGGCTAAGGAGATTATTGTTCTCACGGAATCGGAAAAATTCTTCCGCCAAGGGGTTGAAGGGATTGTCCGGACCGAAGACATCACGGCGGTATACACGGATGATAAAATCCCCCAGGATATTGATGCCTTCTTAACCGAAAGAAAAGTCCTTGTTAACAAGGTGTCCGCCGTTACCCAGCCCACGGCAGCACTGGAAAGAGTATCCAGCTGA
- a CDS encoding single-stranded DNA-binding protein: MNNLNSIIIEGNLVRDPLLRSTQKGTSLCTFSLASNRFYKQEGGFEKEVSFFDVESWAKLADACYNLGHKGRGVRVVGRLKQDRWNGTDGKQRSRIAIVAEHVEFRPEFKRDGSGEENPAETAASADMAGEAFEDISPMPEDGMTAEDIEELAVTF, from the coding sequence ATGAATAACCTCAATTCCATCATTATCGAAGGCAACCTGGTTCGGGATCCCCTGCTCCGTTCCACTCAGAAAGGGACATCGCTTTGTACCTTTAGCCTTGCCTCTAACCGTTTCTACAAACAGGAAGGAGGATTTGAAAAGGAGGTCAGCTTTTTTGACGTAGAAAGCTGGGCAAAATTAGCGGATGCCTGCTATAACCTGGGGCATAAAGGCCGGGGCGTCCGGGTAGTGGGGAGGCTGAAACAGGATCGGTGGAATGGGACCGATGGAAAACAACGTTCACGAATAGCCATAGTGGCGGAACACGTGGAATTCCGTCCTGAATTTAAACGGGATGGTTCCGGTGAGGAAAACCCTGCGGAAACAGCCGCCTCTGCAGATATGGCCGGCGAGGCTTTCGAGGATATATCTCCCATGCCTGAAGACGGAATGACGGCGGAAGATATTGAAGAACTGGCAGTGACTTTTTAA
- a CDS encoding SDR family oxidoreductase, with the protein MSYLEKLFGLKGKVAIVTGGGRGIGQVVAMGLAGAGAEIAIISRTGADETVRLIEKEGGKAYSLLADVTKEDEVDTALKTVVSRSGSIDIVFNNAGICIHKDTLEASIAEWREVLDINLTGEYIVARAVGRIMIERGIKGSIINMASMSGSIVNVPQWQASYNASKAGVIHMTRSLAVEWSRYGIRVNSLSPGYIGTPMSVDTPQELKDAWMPLIPAHRMGDPKELVGAVIYLAAESSSYTNGSDLIVDGAYVCQ; encoded by the coding sequence ATGAGTTATCTGGAAAAACTGTTCGGTTTGAAGGGAAAGGTGGCTATTGTAACCGGGGGCGGCCGGGGAATAGGTCAGGTAGTTGCGATGGGACTTGCCGGGGCAGGGGCGGAAATTGCGATTATTTCCCGTACCGGCGCTGACGAAACGGTTCGTCTTATTGAGAAAGAGGGGGGAAAGGCCTACAGTCTCCTGGCGGACGTTACCAAAGAAGATGAAGTGGATACCGCTCTTAAAACGGTGGTTTCCCGTTCTGGCTCCATAGATATTGTGTTTAACAACGCCGGTATTTGTATTCATAAGGATACCCTGGAGGCCAGTATCGCCGAATGGCGGGAAGTGTTGGACATCAACCTGACCGGCGAATATATCGTTGCCAGGGCGGTGGGAAGGATCATGATTGAACGGGGTATTAAGGGGAGTATCATCAATATGGCATCCATGTCCGGGTCCATCGTGAATGTACCCCAATGGCAGGCTTCTTATAATGCCTCAAAGGCAGGGGTTATCCACATGACCCGCTCTCTGGCGGTGGAATGGTCCCGGTATGGTATCCGTGTGAATAGCCTGAGTCCGGGATACATCGGCACACCCATGAGTGTGGATACTCCCCAGGAGTTGAAGGATGCCTGGATGCCCCTAATCCCCGCCCACCGCATGGGTGATCCCAAGGAATTGGTGGGGGCGGTGATCTATCTGGCTGCAGAAAGCTCCAGTTATACCAATGGCAGTGATTTAATTGTGGATGGAGCCTATGTCTGTCAGTAG
- the thrS gene encoding threonine--tRNA ligase — translation MSDVKKNQEQTKPEAGQRLALIRHSVSHVMAQAVTRLFPGTKVAIGPSIENGFYYDFQFPPLPDGKAPITAGDLPAIEAEMKKIIDSKQDFVQLELSRDEALKRFVDEPFKTELINELPADEVITIYENRDAGGAVQWADFCRGPHVANTREINSAAFKLMSIAGAYWRGDEKRDMLTRLYGTAWENPKDLKAHLAFLEEVEKRDHRRLGKEMDLYSIHEDAGAGLIYWHPNGGRMRVAVENFWRTLHYRNGYEILYTPHIGKSWLWETSGHLGFYKGNMYSPMEIDNQDYIIKPMNCPFHIMIYKNKQRSYRELPLRWAELGTVYRYERSGVLHGLLRVRGFTQDDAHIFCTPEQMDGEIQEVLRFSLQLWKVFGFTDIKAYLATRPAESVGEQFRWDNALESLRKAVTAEGLNYEIDEGGGAFYGPKIDLKIKDALGREWQMTTIQFDFNEPERFDMTFVDADGQHKRPYMIHRALLGSLERFFGVLIEHFGGAFPVWIAPEQIAVIPVAEGFNEYAKKVAAELKARDLRVTAELDDSRLNAKIRNCQNRKIPYMLVVGEREANEGTVSIRRRDGKQPDSPAMKVAEFADYVVKKVDTQDLEL, via the coding sequence ATGTCCGACGTCAAAAAAAATCAGGAACAAACAAAACCGGAAGCAGGCCAGCGGCTTGCCCTTATCCGCCATTCGGTAAGCCATGTCATGGCTCAGGCGGTTACCCGTCTCTTCCCGGGAACCAAGGTGGCCATAGGCCCCTCTATAGAAAATGGTTTCTATTACGATTTTCAGTTTCCCCCTTTGCCGGATGGTAAAGCGCCGATTACAGCGGGGGATCTTCCCGCTATTGAGGCAGAGATGAAAAAAATCATCGACTCCAAGCAGGATTTTGTCCAGCTTGAGCTGAGCCGGGATGAGGCGCTGAAACGCTTTGTCGATGAACCCTTCAAGACCGAGCTGATCAACGAGCTCCCGGCGGATGAGGTGATTACCATTTATGAAAACCGGGATGCCGGGGGAGCTGTTCAGTGGGCGGACTTTTGTCGGGGGCCCCATGTGGCGAATACCCGGGAGATCAATTCTGCGGCATTTAAGCTGATGAGTATCGCCGGGGCTTACTGGCGGGGGGACGAGAAACGGGACATGCTCACTCGCCTCTACGGAACCGCCTGGGAAAACCCCAAGGACCTCAAGGCCCACCTGGCCTTCCTGGAGGAAGTGGAAAAACGGGACCACCGACGGCTAGGCAAGGAAATGGACCTGTACTCCATCCATGAAGACGCCGGGGCGGGGCTCATCTACTGGCATCCCAATGGCGGCCGTATGCGGGTGGCGGTGGAAAATTTTTGGCGTACCCTCCATTACCGGAACGGGTATGAGATCCTCTACACCCCCCATATCGGGAAGTCCTGGCTTTGGGAGACCTCGGGGCACCTGGGCTTCTACAAGGGAAATATGTACTCCCCCATGGAAATCGATAACCAGGACTACATCATCAAACCCATGAACTGCCCCTTCCACATCATGATCTATAAAAACAAACAGCGGAGTTACCGGGAGCTGCCCCTGCGCTGGGCTGAGTTGGGAACGGTTTACCGCTATGAACGTTCAGGGGTCCTCCATGGGCTGCTTCGGGTCCGGGGCTTTACCCAGGACGACGCCCATATATTCTGCACCCCAGAACAGATGGACGGGGAAATACAGGAGGTTCTTCGGTTCAGTCTCCAGCTCTGGAAGGTCTTTGGCTTTACGGACATCAAGGCCTATCTTGCTACCAGGCCTGCGGAATCCGTGGGGGAGCAGTTCCGCTGGGACAATGCCCTGGAATCCCTGCGCAAGGCGGTTACCGCCGAAGGACTGAACTACGAGATAGATGAGGGGGGGGGCGCCTTCTACGGCCCCAAGATCGACCTTAAGATCAAGGACGCCCTGGGCCGGGAATGGCAGATGACCACCATCCAGTTTGATTTCAACGAGCCTGAGCGTTTTGACATGACCTTTGTGGACGCCGACGGCCAGCACAAGCGGCCCTATATGATTCACCGGGCCCTGCTGGGCTCACTGGAACGGTTTTTCGGGGTACTCATCGAACACTTCGGCGGAGCCTTCCCGGTGTGGATTGCCCCGGAGCAGATTGCGGTGATCCCCGTGGCTGAAGGCTTTAACGAATACGCAAAAAAGGTGGCGGCGGAACTGAAGGCTCGGGACCTCAGGGTTACTGCGGAGCTTGATGACAGCCGACTCAATGCGAAGATAAGGAATTGCCAGAACCGGAAGATTCCCTATATGCTGGTAGTTGGGGAACGGGAGGCCAATGAAGGAACCGTGTCCATCAGGCGGCGTGACGGGAAGCAGCCCGATTCTCCGGCCATGAAAGTGGCTGAATTCGCCGATTATGTGGTGAAAAAGGTCGACACCCAAGACCTGGAACTATAA
- a CDS encoding GNAT family N-acetyltransferase yields the protein MDYLYKSDHTLLRYAEEKDTALILEFIRGLAEYEHLLDRVEATAENLKTYIFQEHKAEAIIAEYDGVPAGFALYFCNFSTFRGRPGIYIEDLFVKPELRGKGLGKALLSCLAFLVKEKNYARLEWACLNWNKPSIAFYKAQGGQPLTEWTTFRVTGDELTELASRIGKL from the coding sequence GTGGACTACCTTTATAAAAGCGACCATACACTTCTGCGTTATGCGGAAGAAAAAGACACCGCCCTGATTCTGGAATTTATCCGGGGCCTGGCGGAATATGAACATCTTCTGGACCGGGTTGAAGCCACAGCAGAGAACCTGAAAACATACATCTTCCAGGAACATAAAGCCGAGGCTATCATCGCCGAATACGATGGGGTCCCCGCAGGATTTGCCCTGTATTTCTGCAACTTTTCCACCTTCCGAGGAAGGCCCGGCATTTACATTGAAGACCTTTTCGTAAAACCGGAACTGAGGGGCAAGGGCCTGGGAAAAGCCCTGCTCAGCTGCCTCGCCTTTCTGGTGAAAGAGAAAAACTACGCCCGTCTGGAATGGGCTTGCCTCAACTGGAATAAACCTTCCATCGCCTTTTACAAAGCCCAGGGCGGCCAGCCTCTTACGGAGTGGACCACCTTCAGGGTCACCGGGGATGAACTTACGGAACTGGCTAGCCGGATAGGGAAGCTATAA
- a CDS encoding S1C family serine protease, translating into MKLYSRGQVIFFSLLSVLIVVMFAVGIGFLRIPLKNGDAAAQAESVKLAEADPLEALQLRQSPYTNPLLTKTAELVTYTEDERENISVYEQLNEAVVNVTTETVAINWFLEPVPQEGGSGSGSIFDTRGYVLTNNHVIENAYKVFVNLADGTQLEGSLVGTDPENDLAVLKFDPPRGTELKTVPFGDSGNLKVGQKVMAIGNPFALERTLTVGIVSGLGRPIQTSRQNIIRDMIQTDASINPGNSGGPLLDSQGRMIGINTMIYSPSGGSVGIGFAVPVNTAKRVVAELIAYGKVRRGWIDASVVQLFPALVSYAKLPVSSGLLVSRTKRNGFAEQAGIRQGSEPVRYGSSVIYLGGDIITSADGMKIETLADLYSALEDNKPGERVAVELIRGGRTIKLDVILADREESGL; encoded by the coding sequence ATGAAACTTTACAGTCGGGGGCAGGTGATCTTTTTTTCCCTCCTGAGCGTCCTCATTGTAGTCATGTTCGCCGTGGGAATAGGCTTTTTGCGGATTCCCCTGAAAAACGGAGATGCGGCTGCCCAGGCCGAGAGCGTCAAGCTTGCCGAAGCAGACCCCCTGGAGGCGCTCCAACTGCGGCAATCCCCCTATACCAACCCCCTGCTGACCAAAACTGCGGAACTGGTGACCTATACGGAGGATGAGCGGGAGAATATTTCGGTTTACGAGCAGCTCAACGAGGCGGTGGTGAACGTTACCACCGAAACCGTGGCGATTAACTGGTTTTTGGAACCGGTGCCCCAGGAAGGCGGTTCCGGGTCAGGGTCCATCTTCGATACCCGGGGATATGTACTTACCAATAACCACGTTATCGAAAATGCTTATAAAGTCTTTGTAAACTTGGCCGACGGCACCCAGTTGGAGGGCTCCCTGGTGGGTACGGACCCGGAAAACGATCTGGCGGTACTGAAATTCGATCCCCCCCGGGGGACGGAGCTGAAGACTGTGCCCTTCGGCGATTCAGGGAACCTCAAGGTGGGTCAGAAGGTAATGGCCATAGGGAACCCCTTTGCCCTGGAGCGTACCCTGACGGTGGGCATAGTCTCCGGGCTGGGGCGGCCCATTCAGACCTCCCGGCAGAACATTATCCGGGACATGATCCAGACCGATGCTTCTATTAATCCCGGGAATTCTGGGGGGCCCCTGCTGGATTCTCAGGGCCGGATGATAGGCATCAACACCATGATCTATTCACCCTCAGGGGGTTCCGTTGGCATAGGTTTCGCCGTGCCGGTGAATACCGCCAAACGGGTGGTGGCTGAACTTATCGCTTACGGTAAGGTCCGGCGGGGCTGGATCGATGCGTCGGTGGTGCAGCTTTTCCCGGCATTGGTGAGTTATGCAAAACTGCCGGTTAGTTCGGGGCTCCTGGTTTCCCGGACCAAACGGAACGGCTTTGCGGAGCAGGCGGGGATACGTCAGGGCAGCGAGCCGGTGCGCTACGGCTCCAGCGTGATCTACCTGGGCGGGGATATTATCACCTCCGCAGACGGCATGAAGATCGAAACCCTGGCGGACCTCTATTCAGCCCTGGAGGACAACAAGCCCGGGGAGCGGGTGGCGGTGGAACTCATACGCGGGGGCCGTACCATAAAACTTGACGTAATCCTGGCGGACCGAGAAGAGTCCGGGTTGTAG
- a CDS encoding DeoR/GlpR family DNA-binding transcription regulator — protein MINRHVKILDAITQRQKIEVSALAELLNVSKVTIRKDLAELEELGVLRREHGFAVAGPTDDIGRRMAYKYETKRRIAQAAARSVIDGETVLIESGSNCAFLAEELANNKRDVTIITNSSFIAHHIRHAPHIKIILLGGDYQTEAQVTVGPIVLKCAEEFFTDKLFIGADGFTEKFGFTGRDHIRAETVQGLAKQSRQVIVLTDSDKFSHQGVVRLVRTEDVSAVYTDDRIPPEVEAFLLQKQILVHKAPSETQDEPFNRTISSTS, from the coding sequence ATGATAAATAGGCATGTCAAAATACTGGATGCAATAACCCAGCGCCAGAAAATTGAAGTAAGCGCCCTGGCGGAACTGCTGAATGTCTCTAAAGTCACGATTCGCAAGGATCTGGCGGAACTTGAAGAACTGGGGGTGCTGCGCCGGGAACACGGCTTTGCGGTGGCCGGCCCCACAGATGATATAGGACGCCGTATGGCCTATAAATATGAAACAAAGCGGCGTATAGCCCAGGCTGCGGCCCGGTCAGTGATAGACGGGGAAACCGTACTTATTGAATCGGGCTCCAACTGCGCCTTTCTGGCGGAAGAGTTGGCCAATAATAAGCGGGATGTTACCATAATCACCAATTCATCCTTTATTGCACACCATATACGCCATGCCCCGCATATAAAAATTATACTCCTGGGGGGGGATTACCAGACCGAGGCTCAGGTGACGGTAGGCCCCATTGTCCTAAAATGCGCGGAAGAATTCTTTACAGATAAACTCTTCATTGGCGCCGATGGGTTTACCGAAAAATTCGGGTTTACCGGCAGGGATCATATCCGGGCCGAAACCGTTCAGGGCCTGGCGAAACAATCCCGGCAGGTCATAGTATTAACCGATTCGGATAAATTTTCCCACCAAGGAGTGGTGCGGCTGGTACGGACTGAGGATGTTTCCGCAGTTTATACCGATGATCGCATACCTCCGGAGGTGGAAGCCTTCCTGCTGCAAAAACAGATCCTGGTCCATAAGGCGCCGTCTGAGACCCAAGACGAACCCTTTAACAGGACCATTTCTTCTACTTCATAG
- a CDS encoding NAD(P)-dependent alcohol dehydrogenase — MKALVLESVKKLSLRDYPINETVGPYDVKIRIQACGICGSDVHYYLEGAIGDFIVKEPMILGHEAAGIIIEKGEKVSDFAIGDLVCMEPGIPNMRSREVMEGMYNIDPDVVFWATPPVHGCLRETVVHPAQFCFKLPKGMSAAEGAMMEPLAIGIEAAKKGAIKPGDTALVVGCGTIGVMCAISALAGGCSRVYISDIKQEKLELAGSVPNIIPVNTAKVNLEEFIMKETGGRGVDIIFEASGSPRVYPDFFRCARKGARVVLVGMMNGTVPIDVAFLQGRGISIETIFRYINCFDRAVALVNAGKIDIKKFISKTFKFDDAIAAYEYAAAGHPEVVKVMIDLT, encoded by the coding sequence ATGAAAGCCTTAGTACTTGAATCGGTTAAGAAGCTGAGCCTGCGGGATTATCCTATTAATGAGACCGTGGGTCCCTATGATGTGAAGATCCGTATACAAGCCTGCGGAATCTGCGGCAGTGATGTGCATTACTATCTGGAAGGGGCCATTGGGGATTTTATAGTTAAAGAACCCATGATTCTGGGACATGAGGCTGCAGGGATTATCATCGAAAAAGGTGAAAAGGTAAGCGATTTTGCCATCGGGGATCTGGTCTGTATGGAACCGGGTATCCCCAACATGCGCTCCCGTGAAGTAATGGAAGGCATGTACAATATTGATCCGGATGTGGTTTTTTGGGCTACTCCCCCGGTTCACGGATGCCTCCGGGAGACCGTGGTCCATCCTGCACAGTTTTGCTTTAAGCTCCCCAAGGGGATGAGCGCTGCCGAGGGCGCCATGATGGAACCTCTGGCTATTGGTATTGAAGCGGCAAAGAAGGGGGCGATTAAACCCGGTGATACTGCTCTGGTGGTAGGCTGCGGTACCATTGGGGTTATGTGCGCTATTTCTGCTCTGGCCGGGGGATGCAGCAGGGTGTATATCTCCGACATAAAGCAGGAAAAACTGGAACTGGCCGGTTCGGTCCCCAATATAATCCCGGTAAATACCGCAAAGGTAAATCTCGAGGAATTTATCATGAAGGAGACCGGCGGCAGGGGCGTTGATATTATATTTGAAGCATCCGGCAGTCCCAGGGTATATCCGGATTTCTTCCGCTGCGCCAGGAAGGGGGCCAGGGTGGTCCTGGTGGGGATGATGAACGGTACAGTTCCCATTGACGTGGCCTTTTTACAGGGCCGGGGTATCAGTATCGAGACCATATTCCGGTATATCAACTGTTTTGACCGGGCGGTAGCCCTGGTAAACGCCGGAAAAATTGATATTAAAAAATTTATCAGTAAGACTTTCAAGTTTGATGATGCCATTGCGGCTTATGAATACGCTGCGGCAGGTCATCCGGAAGTAGTAAAAGTAATGATCGATTTAACATAA
- a CDS encoding type II toxin-antitoxin system Phd/YefM family antitoxin, whose protein sequence is MDAVTYTDLRQNLKTYMDKVFQDHDPLIITRR, encoded by the coding sequence ATGGATGCAGTTACATACACGGATTTAAGACAAAACTTAAAAACTTATATGGATAAAGTTTTTCAGGATCACGATCCGCTAATAATTACACGAAGATGA
- a CDS encoding nitroreductase family protein, giving the protein MSKSTLKDLKTRRSVRSYKPDQITDEELDLILEAGTWAPTGAGSQSPVIVAVQNKTLINKLQKLNAEVLNNPKAKPFYGAPTVLAVLVDKSKPTPLEDGALVLGNLQNAAWAVGVDSCWIHRAKQVFESEEGKALLKKWKLDSDTYFGVGFCLLGYAKEGPRPKPAARKAGYIIKAK; this is encoded by the coding sequence ATGAGTAAAAGTACCCTAAAAGATCTAAAGACAAGGCGGAGTGTCCGATCCTACAAACCGGATCAGATTACTGATGAAGAGTTGGACCTGATCCTTGAGGCAGGTACTTGGGCGCCCACCGGCGCCGGATCCCAGTCGCCGGTGATTGTGGCGGTGCAGAACAAGACCCTGATAAACAAGCTGCAGAAACTCAACGCCGAGGTTTTGAACAACCCCAAGGCCAAGCCCTTCTACGGCGCCCCCACGGTATTGGCGGTTTTGGTAGACAAGAGCAAACCCACCCCCCTGGAAGACGGCGCTCTGGTATTGGGCAATCTGCAGAACGCCGCTTGGGCAGTCGGGGTAGATTCCTGCTGGATACACCGGGCCAAACAGGTGTTTGAAAGCGAGGAAGGCAAAGCGCTTCTCAAGAAGTGGAAACTGGACAGTGATACCTACTTTGGGGTTGGTTTCTGCCTCCTTGGCTATGCCAAAGAAGGACCCAGGCCCAAGCCCGCGGCCCGGAAAGCCGGGTATATTATCAAGGCAAAGTAG